From Candidatus Epulonipiscium sp., the proteins below share one genomic window:
- a CDS encoding PEGA domain-containing protein — MANKKKNNAKSQSDFIKFMLLTGLGGLLILFIMFGIFYSMMGKEDGFKKEDKGISREDKDPQKGEETGEMEETIGVVTGVDSNKIEIINIDTEEQLILNIESGTEMKDLYGNAMTLKQFKKGDIIQTKYDKGSRVPKYFRISGEAWEKKGIRDVIIDLESETIQVGNEIYSYTHRLITMYKNDPISLEDISAIDRISLKGYKNKALFIDLETSHGYIAVNSSDEDGTVEIDNNIFISIKEAKKIEVLEGSHKVVIKRTGYEPVVKNIQVDAGQVREIDLKDMKKKIGRLQVIAKGTTDYKIFINDVEYPANEIILLEYGDYHMIVKKEGYKDWSRDFKVEKEDNRIEIKLEENEMAKMVKVVVDTNPPGAEVYIDDTFIGTSPVERQIPFGEHKISLVKEGYSPIHFPASLEEGKKEKQFLFTLQEDKKDTGSALENGNMGE, encoded by the coding sequence GTGGCTAATAAAAAGAAAAATAATGCTAAATCACAATCAGATTTTATAAAGTTTATGCTTTTAACAGGGCTTGGAGGCTTGTTAATATTATTCATTATGTTTGGAATCTTTTATTCCATGATGGGAAAGGAAGATGGGTTTAAGAAGGAAGATAAGGGTATTTCTAGGGAAGATAAAGATCCCCAAAAGGGTGAAGAAACAGGAGAAATGGAGGAAACAATAGGAGTAGTAACTGGGGTAGATAGCAATAAAATAGAAATCATAAATATCGACACAGAAGAGCAATTAATCCTTAATATTGAGAGTGGAACAGAAATGAAGGATTTATATGGAAATGCCATGACCCTAAAGCAATTTAAAAAAGGGGATATAATCCAAACAAAATATGATAAGGGCAGTAGGGTCCCGAAATACTTTAGAATCAGCGGCGAGGCTTGGGAAAAGAAGGGGATTAGGGACGTAATAATAGATTTAGAATCAGAGACCATACAAGTAGGTAATGAAATATACTCCTATACCCACAGATTGATTACAATGTATAAAAATGATCCAATATCTTTAGAAGATATTAGTGCAATAGATAGAATAAGCCTAAAAGGTTATAAAAACAAAGCATTATTTATCGATCTTGAAACTTCCCATGGATATATAGCTGTAAACTCTTCCGATGAGGATGGAACGGTGGAAATAGATAATAATATATTTATAAGTATAAAAGAGGCAAAAAAGATAGAAGTTTTAGAGGGGAGCCATAAGGTAGTAATAAAAAGAACGGGTTATGAACCAGTCGTAAAAAATATTCAAGTAGATGCTGGACAGGTTCGGGAAATTGACCTAAAGGATATGAAAAAGAAAATTGGAAGACTCCAAGTAATAGCAAAGGGCACTACGGATTATAAGATATTTATTAATGACGTTGAATACCCTGCTAACGAAATTATATTGCTAGAATATGGGGATTATCATATGATAGTAAAAAAAGAGGGTTATAAAGACTGGAGCCGAGACTTTAAGGTGGAAAAAGAAGACAATAGAATTGAAATAAAATTAGAGGAAAATGAAATGGCTAAGATGGTTAAAGTGGTAGTTGATACCAATCCCCCAGGGGCAGAGGTATATATAGACGATACCTTTATAGGTACATCTCCTGTTGAACGGCAAATACCCTTTGGAGAACATAAGATTTCCCTTGTAAAGGAAGGATATAGTCCTATTCATTTCCCAGCTTCTCTAGAGGAAGGTAAAAAGGAAAAACAATTCTTATTTACCCTTCAAGAGGATAAAAAAGATACTGGCTCAGCCCTAGAAAATGGTAATATGGGAGAGTAA
- a CDS encoding ABC transporter permease, with amino-acid sequence MKIWIICKRELKGYFYSSQAYILIGLFLLLSGFFFCNFIIGAKNSSIQYAMASWPIIFLFIAPILTMKLFTEEKKNGTEKLIFASPISVRDVVIGKFLSVCLVYIMTLAPTLIHVVLVLIIGKPDMGIIFSSYIGNLLLGLSFLSVGVFASSLTENQIIAGVISFGLLLFFWLADLLQGVFSGLPRSLIVIFSLFEPYNPFQMGIISLSGIAYYLSFTGIFLFLTIRVIKSRWLQ; translated from the coding sequence ATGAAAATATGGATCATATGTAAAAGGGAATTAAAAGGATATTTTTACTCTTCCCAGGCCTATATTTTAATAGGACTTTTCTTGTTATTAAGTGGTTTTTTCTTTTGCAATTTTATAATCGGTGCTAAAAACTCCAGTATTCAGTATGCAATGGCTAGCTGGCCCATTATATTTTTATTTATTGCCCCCATCCTAACCATGAAACTTTTTACCGAAGAAAAGAAAAATGGAACAGAAAAACTAATCTTTGCTTCTCCCATATCCGTTAGGGATGTGGTTATTGGAAAGTTTTTAAGTGTTTGCCTAGTTTATATTATGACCCTAGCTCCTACCCTTATTCATGTAGTACTGGTGCTTATTATTGGCAAACCCGATATGGGAATCATTTTTTCATCCTACATAGGTAATCTACTTCTTGGATTAAGTTTCCTATCTGTTGGAGTGTTTGCGTCTTCTCTTACAGAAAATCAAATTATTGCTGGGGTTATAAGCTTTGGTCTTCTACTTTTCTTCTGGCTTGCCGACCTTTTACAGGGGGTTTTTTCGGGACTTCCTCGAAGCCTTATAGTAATATTTAGTCTCTTTGAACCCTATAATCCTTTTCAAATGGGAATCATCTCCCTATCGGGGATAGCTTATTATCTAAGTTTTACAGGGATATTCCTATTTTTAACCATTAGAGTAATCAAAAGCCGCTGGCTACAGTAG
- a CDS encoding DUF4340 domain-containing protein: MKKVIPTLIALALFIGMFFYYKHFKDLRLDKELNNGFIWKWEQNKITQINITSENEFIKLKRDGDTWDILSPIEYPANSFNVSNIIARFSSPTFNEIVEENPKNLITYGLKSPTKSITLTNDEGLSNTLNLGSLAPLSRGYYAYNNNKVYTMDFSIWDEIPLELTYLRKKSLLSFNSDYIDKITVENEGNFFSIISKEEDGKTNWYIDNRLLNQASVNSLITSLNGKIIKEFVDDNASKESLKKYGLENPRAKITLYLNDRDESRLMLYIGELKENMAYATTDMKFIYKIESSFLLPQELTVDYFMSLQ; encoded by the coding sequence ATGAAAAAGGTTATCCCAACCCTTATAGCCCTTGCACTGTTTATAGGAATGTTCTTTTATTATAAACATTTTAAAGACTTAAGGCTGGACAAAGAACTTAACAATGGATTCATATGGAAATGGGAACAAAATAAGATTACACAAATAAACATCACTTCTGAAAATGAATTTATAAAACTAAAAAGAGATGGAGATACTTGGGATATCCTTTCCCCTATAGAGTATCCTGCCAACTCTTTTAATGTAAGTAATATAATTGCTAGATTTTCTTCCCCTACCTTTAATGAAATTGTAGAAGAAAACCCCAAGAACCTAATAACTTACGGTCTTAAATCCCCAACTAAAAGTATTACTTTGACTAATGATGAAGGGCTTTCCAATACCTTAAACCTTGGCAGCCTTGCTCCCTTATCTAGGGGATATTATGCCTATAATAATAATAAAGTATATACCATGGATTTTTCCATTTGGGATGAAATCCCCCTAGAGCTTACTTATCTTAGAAAAAAAAGCCTTCTCTCCTTTAATAGTGATTATATAGATAAAATCACTGTAGAAAATGAAGGAAATTTCTTTTCTATCATTTCCAAGGAGGAAGATGGCAAAACTAATTGGTATATCGATAATCGCCTTTTAAATCAAGCCTCTGTGAATTCTTTGATAACTTCATTAAATGGAAAAATCATTAAGGAATTTGTAGATGATAATGCCTCGAAAGAATCCCTAAAAAAATATGGGCTTGAAAATCCAAGGGCAAAGATAACCCTTTATTTGAACGATAGGGATGAATCCCGTTTAATGCTTTATATTGGTGAGTTAAAGGAAAATATGGCCTATGCAACCACAGATATGAAATTTATATATAAGATAGAATCTTCCTTCCTTCTACCCCAAGAGTTAACCGTAGATTATTTTATGTCCTTACAATAA
- a CDS encoding CCA tRNA nucleotidyltransferase, whose translation MFKKIDIPKEAEEIIFMLNRQGYEGYIVGGCVRDILMNRTPHDWDITTSAKPEEVKSMFKKTYDTGIAHGTVTVILNEKHFEITTYRIEGFYEDHRRPKEVAFTKDLSKDLSRRDFTMNAVAYHPKEGFIDPMGGIEDIKKEKIRCVGNPDRRFEEDALRMLRGIRFSSQLNFDIEGNTLSAIKNNSYLISHISSERVREELDKILLSDSVRKFILLYDTGILKYILKEVEECFKTEQNHPHHGDNVGIHTLKSVEAVDKILSLRWTMLLHDIGKPEHKTTDDKGIDHFYGHVEKSVVLAEKIMDRLKFDKKSSKHILQLIKWHDERIEEDKKSIKGVLHKIGEDAFLDLLKVQLADSKAQNPKFYKEKEERLKSLYEIYKEVKQNKECFSLKELAINGEDLIKLGIKKGKTIGETLEYLLEMVIKNPGLNTKEQLLSYGREKMLHSND comes from the coding sequence ATGTTTAAGAAAATTGATATTCCTAAGGAAGCTGAAGAAATTATATTTATGTTAAATAGACAAGGGTATGAAGGATATATAGTGGGAGGATGTGTAAGAGATATTTTAATGAATAGAACTCCCCATGATTGGGATATAACAACTTCGGCAAAGCCTGAAGAGGTAAAATCCATGTTTAAGAAAACCTATGATACAGGTATTGCCCATGGAACGGTAACGGTTATTTTAAATGAAAAACATTTTGAGATAACCACTTATAGAATAGAAGGATTCTATGAAGATCATAGACGGCCTAAGGAAGTAGCTTTTACTAAGGATTTATCCAAAGACTTATCTAGAAGGGATTTTACAATGAATGCTGTGGCATACCATCCTAAGGAAGGATTTATAGACCCTATGGGAGGAATAGAAGACATAAAAAAAGAAAAAATCAGATGTGTTGGGAATCCCGATAGGAGATTTGAAGAAGATGCTCTTCGTATGCTTAGGGGGATTAGATTTTCTTCACAACTTAATTTTGATATAGAGGGAAATACCCTAAGTGCCATAAAAAATAATAGTTATTTAATTTCCCATATAAGTAGTGAAAGAGTAAGGGAAGAACTAGATAAAATCCTTTTATCTGATTCCGTAAGAAAGTTCATTTTATTATATGATACGGGAATTTTAAAATATATCCTTAAAGAAGTGGAAGAATGTTTTAAAACCGAACAAAATCATCCCCATCATGGGGATAACGTTGGTATTCACACCCTAAAATCCGTGGAAGCTGTGGATAAAATCCTATCCCTTAGATGGACAATGCTCCTTCATGACATAGGAAAACCAGAACATAAAACAACTGATGATAAGGGAATTGATCATTTTTATGGCCATGTAGAAAAAAGTGTAGTATTGGCAGAAAAAATTATGGACAGGCTGAAATTTGATAAAAAAAGTTCAAAGCATATATTACAACTTATTAAATGGCATGATGAGAGAATAGAAGAAGATAAAAAGTCTATTAAAGGAGTCCTCCATAAAATAGGGGAAGATGCCTTTTTAGATTTATTGAAAGTCCAATTGGCAGATTCTAAAGCACAAAACCCAAAATTTTATAAAGAAAAAGAAGAAAGGCTTAAAAGTCTTTATGAGATATATAAAGAAGTCAAGCAAAACAAAGAGTGTTTTTCCTTAAAGGAACTGGCAATAAACGGGGAGGATTTAATAAAATTGGGTATAAAAAAAGGAAAAACAATAGGAGAAACCCTAGAATATCTTCTTGAAATGGTAATAAAAAACCCAGGTTTAAATACTAAAGAGCAGCTCCTATCCTATGGAAGAGAAAAAATGCTTCATAGCAATGACTAA
- a CDS encoding DUF1269 domain-containing protein, translating into MDKTVVALFGNRQDAENAAYELRNQNLRMDDISIAARELDGGEDEGELINDNISDGITTGSVLGGLAGLLIGAGSFAIPGLGVLVAAGPLAGLLSGAVTGGVVGGLIDLGIPENETARYEEGIKEGKVLLTTKATEETVDSVTDILKNFGGEEVAVH; encoded by the coding sequence ATGGATAAAACTGTGGTAGCTTTATTTGGAAACAGGCAAGATGCTGAAAATGCCGCATACGAGCTTAGAAATCAAAATCTTCGTATGGATGATATCTCCATAGCAGCCCGAGAGCTTGATGGGGGTGAAGACGAAGGCGAATTAATTAATGATAATATTTCTGATGGTATTACAACAGGAAGTGTATTAGGAGGTCTTGCAGGACTTTTAATAGGAGCAGGTAGCTTTGCCATCCCTGGACTTGGGGTGTTGGTGGCAGCAGGCCCTTTAGCCGGCCTTTTATCAGGAGCAGTTACCGGGGGTGTTGTCGGTGGTTTAATCGATCTTGGAATCCCAGAAAATGAAACTGCTAGATATGAAGAAGGTATAAAGGAAGGGAAGGTCCTCCTTACTACGAAGGCAACGGAAGAAACTGTGGATTCAGTAACGGATATACTTAAAAATTTCGGCGGAGAAGAAGTAGCCGTACATTAA
- a CDS encoding ABC transporter ATP-binding protein, producing the protein MIEVNDLTKSFGSLRAVDNISFSLNDGEILGFLGPNGAGKSTTMNMLCGLLLPDKGSIKINGINLLENPKKAKSHIGYLPEHPPLYPDMTVMEFLLFCCELKDIHKNPKGECSRVIHLCGIEEVKTRLIKNLSKGYKQRIGIASSLIGSPDVLILDEPTVGLDPKQIKEIRNVIKGLSKSHSIILSSHILPEVSTLCDKVIIMNKGKIAAIDTSDNLSHSLQNSFDLYMEIEGPKEDVLYTISSLRGVLSAQALKPIEENIFAYKIKGEKDIDIRRPLFYALAECRMPILKMDLKKMSLEDVFLHITLDENEERE; encoded by the coding sequence ATGATAGAGGTAAATGACTTAACAAAGTCCTTTGGCTCCCTAAGAGCTGTAGATAATATCAGTTTTTCTCTTAATGATGGGGAAATCCTAGGATTTTTAGGTCCTAATGGGGCCGGAAAATCAACTACAATGAATATGCTTTGCGGCCTATTGCTTCCCGACAAAGGAAGTATAAAAATTAATGGAATTAATCTGCTGGAAAACCCAAAAAAAGCAAAATCCCATATAGGATATCTTCCTGAACATCCTCCTTTATATCCCGATATGACCGTTATGGAGTTTCTTTTGTTTTGCTGCGAATTAAAAGATATTCATAAAAATCCTAAGGGAGAATGTTCTAGGGTTATTCATTTATGTGGCATTGAAGAAGTAAAAACAAGGCTTATTAAAAACCTTTCTAAAGGATATAAACAAAGAATAGGAATTGCCTCTTCCCTAATTGGAAGTCCCGACGTGCTTATTTTGGATGAGCCTACCGTAGGTCTTGATCCTAAACAAATTAAGGAGATTCGAAATGTAATAAAGGGGTTATCAAAAAGTCACTCTATCATTTTAAGTTCTCATATTCTTCCTGAAGTGAGTACCCTTTGTGATAAGGTTATTATTATGAATAAAGGAAAGATTGCTGCTATAGATACTTCTGATAATTTATCCCATTCCTTACAGAATTCTTTTGATCTTTATATGGAAATAGAAGGGCCAAAAGAAGATGTATTATATACTATTTCATCCCTTAGGGGGGTACTATCTGCCCAGGCTCTAAAGCCCATTGAAGAAAACATTTTTGCCTATAAAATCAAAGGGGAAAAGGATATAGATATCCGCCGACCCCTTTTTTATGCCCTTGCTGAATGTAGAATGCCCATACTTAAAATGGACCTAAAAAAGATGAGTCTAGAAGATGTATTCTTACATATTACCCTAGATGAAAATGAGGAAAGGGAGTAA
- a CDS encoding phospho-sugar mutase produces MDFVKGYESWLKDDYFDEETKNELIKIKNDENEIKERFYKDLEFGTGGLRGIIGAGTNRMNKYTVRKATQGLANYILDKGLENTEKGVAIAYDSRHYSKEFATEAALVLNGSGIKTYIFKELTPTPELSFAVRYLGCVAGIVITASHNPPEYNGYKVYWSDGGQVPPPLDEEIIKEVNKITDFRQVKTIDEIEAKSKGLFNVIGEELNDAYIEAVKGQSINRDIIKKMASDITIVYTPIHGTGNKPVRRVLKEVGFENVIIVKEQEKPDSNFSTVSYPNPEDPEAFKLAIKLAKENNADIIIGTDPDADRMGVLVRDEKGEYIVLTGNMTGVLLAEYIISAKKAKDILPRNGALIKTIVTTRMAEAIAKEYDISLFEVLTGFKYIGEKIKYFEESGKNEYLFGFEESYGYLAGTYARDKDAVVASMLACELAAVYKDKGITLYEGLQNLYKKYGYYKESLNSITLKGIEGLEKIKTILEFLRNSPLVEFAGMKILEIKDYEKQIVINKVTNEETKINLPKSNVLYFNLENSAWVCARPSGTEPKIKFYFGVKGNSEEDANKKLMDLSNSVMKKIEGI; encoded by the coding sequence ATGGATTTTGTTAAAGGCTATGAGAGTTGGTTAAAAGATGATTATTTTGATGAGGAAACCAAAAATGAATTAATAAAAATAAAAAACGACGAGAATGAAATTAAAGAAAGATTCTATAAAGATTTGGAATTTGGTACAGGGGGTCTAAGGGGAATCATAGGGGCAGGAACAAATCGCATGAATAAATATACAGTTAGGAAGGCAACCCAGGGTCTTGCAAATTATATTTTAGATAAGGGATTGGAAAATACAGAAAAAGGCGTTGCTATTGCTTATGATTCAAGGCATTATTCAAAAGAATTTGCAACAGAAGCTGCCTTAGTCTTAAATGGAAGTGGTATTAAAACATATATATTTAAAGAACTAACCCCAACCCCAGAACTTTCTTTTGCTGTTAGATATTTAGGATGTGTAGCGGGGATTGTTATAACTGCCAGTCATAATCCACCAGAATATAATGGGTACAAGGTATATTGGTCCGATGGGGGACAGGTGCCACCGCCATTAGATGAGGAAATAATCAAAGAGGTTAATAAGATAACCGATTTTAGGCAAGTAAAGACCATAGATGAGATAGAAGCCAAGTCAAAAGGTCTTTTTAATGTAATAGGAGAAGAACTTAACGATGCCTATATCGAGGCAGTAAAGGGCCAAAGTATTAACAGGGATATTATTAAAAAGATGGCTTCTGATATTACCATTGTTTATACCCCTATCCACGGAACGGGAAATAAACCGGTTAGGAGGGTTTTAAAAGAAGTAGGCTTTGAAAATGTAATTATTGTTAAAGAACAGGAAAAACCCGATTCTAATTTTTCTACAGTATCATATCCTAATCCTGAGGATCCAGAGGCTTTTAAACTAGCTATCAAATTAGCAAAAGAAAACAATGCGGATATTATCATAGGCACTGATCCTGATGCAGATAGGATGGGGGTTTTAGTTCGGGACGAAAAGGGAGAATACATAGTTTTGACGGGAAATATGACAGGAGTCCTCTTAGCAGAATATATAATATCTGCTAAAAAGGCAAAGGATATCCTTCCAAGGAACGGAGCTCTTATTAAAACCATAGTGACAACAAGGATGGCTGAGGCTATTGCTAAAGAATACGATATTTCCTTATTTGAAGTATTAACGGGATTTAAGTATATTGGAGAAAAGATAAAATACTTTGAAGAAAGTGGGAAAAACGAATATTTGTTTGGTTTTGAGGAAAGTTATGGATATTTAGCTGGAACCTATGCTAGGGATAAGGATGCCGTAGTAGCTTCAATGCTAGCTTGTGAATTGGCGGCAGTTTATAAGGATAAGGGCATAACCTTATATGAAGGCTTACAAAATTTATATAAAAAATATGGGTATTATAAAGAATCCCTAAACTCTATTACTTTAAAAGGCATAGAAGGCCTAGAAAAAATCAAAACAATTCTTGAATTTCTAAGAAATAGTCCTCTTGTAGAATTTGCTGGAATGAAAATATTAGAAATAAAAGATTATGAAAAACAAATTGTAATAAATAAAGTAACCAACGAAGAAACTAAAATAAATCTTCCAAAATCCAATGTATTATATTTCAATCTAGAAAATAGTGCCTGGGTTTGTGCAAGACCGTCGGGGACAGAGCCAAAGATAAAGTTCTATTTTGGAGTCAAAGGAAATAGCGAAGAAGATGCCAATAAAAAACTAATGGATTTATCTAATTCGGTAATGAAAAAAATAGAGGGAATATGA
- a CDS encoding CotS family spore coat protein → MKELKPEIIKAFGYRLKTYTPFRNSFICKTNQGIKIIRAVNEDIPNLLFQHSAKEYLYANGFKWIDRFHISDKNAPYYIHDGVIYIMTDWVDGRECDFGNPIDIKKAISNLGYMHKKSKGMTAIEGSRIRYYGDDLPLIFRKRVKEFNTMKKKINRQSHMSDFDILFLKHHKDYEEFSLKAIEHLKKAYYSEISKEMRKSKYICHNDYTYHNLIMVSEGHLYVTHFEKCKYGLPVYDLASVLKKIMKKHGWNIQMLNELLALYNKEFTIEGMKNILISLLIFPTDFWKTCNKYYNSKRAWPSRNLIRKLNSIVEQKENLIEFIRYIDKL, encoded by the coding sequence TTGAAAGAGCTAAAGCCAGAAATTATAAAAGCATTTGGATATAGATTAAAGACCTATACACCCTTTAGAAACTCCTTTATATGTAAAACGAATCAAGGGATAAAAATTATTAGAGCCGTAAATGAAGATATCCCTAATCTCCTTTTCCAACATAGTGCAAAAGAATACCTATATGCCAATGGATTTAAATGGATTGATAGATTTCATATTTCTGATAAAAATGCCCCCTACTATATTCACGATGGGGTAATATATATTATGACCGATTGGGTGGATGGAAGAGAATGCGACTTCGGAAATCCGATAGATATAAAAAAGGCGATTTCTAATTTAGGTTATATGCATAAAAAATCAAAGGGTATGACTGCAATTGAAGGGAGTAGGATTAGATATTATGGAGATGATTTACCCTTAATCTTTAGAAAAAGGGTAAAAGAATTTAATACAATGAAAAAAAAGATTAATAGGCAAAGCCATATGAGTGATTTTGATATATTATTTTTAAAACATCATAAGGATTATGAGGAATTTTCTTTGAAGGCTATAGAACATCTTAAGAAGGCTTATTACAGTGAAATAAGTAAAGAAATGAGAAAAAGCAAGTATATTTGCCATAATGATTATACATATCATAATCTGATTATGGTTTCCGAGGGACATTTATATGTGACCCATTTTGAAAAGTGTAAATATGGTCTTCCCGTTTACGATTTGGCCTCAGTATTAAAAAAGATAATGAAAAAGCACGGATGGAATATCCAAATGCTTAATGAACTTCTAGCATTGTATAATAAAGAATTTACTATAGAAGGCATGAAGAATATATTAATCAGTCTTTTAATTTTTCCTACTGATTTTTGGAAGACATGTAATAAGTATTATAATAGTAAAAGGGCGTGGCCATCTCGAAATCTTATAAGGAAACTCAATTCCATTGTGGAACAAAAAGAAAATTTAATAGAGTTTATAAGGTATATAGATAAATTATAA
- a CDS encoding GldG family protein, with protein MNIEKLIRGIKYGSNSITFAATIIGIIIIINLFIHSFNIQWDLTRSKLYSLSNESKTLLKDIDEKVELLFFANPADSISLDIKQLYESISKVNKNISLDIIDPMKNPSLVNEYQINSEYTFVVSSNKRTKQIPYYDLIRVNYNTEEHYFDGETSLIQAILDVTAEKEITVYILEGHGEFHKDKELTLLTHLLEQKGIKVVNYFLAKNKDIPKDCDIIYIIGPQFDYSPDEIKLLENYLDDDGKMLLTFNAYAEGENLNNLKNLALNYGIEIEDSLLKDPINNYGGDEQALIPLYNSHDIVKKLMEDNIATIIPRARKLSIKEKSAVTNNVVFETSEGLPFAITAEKEIIAGKKAQLLVIGNSFFAHDEIISIGGNIEIFFGALSWFREDSNIVDIPPKTYTPKPIVLVGTQPVLIFIVCIFLMPLFVFLFGGIVYFRRRAL; from the coding sequence ATGAATATAGAAAAATTAATAAGGGGAATTAAATATGGAAGCAATTCTATAACTTTTGCTGCTACTATTATTGGAATTATTATTATCATTAATTTATTTATCCACTCTTTTAATATCCAATGGGATTTAACTAGGAGCAAATTATACTCCCTTTCTAATGAAAGCAAAACCCTTTTAAAAGACATAGATGAAAAAGTAGAATTGTTGTTTTTTGCTAATCCTGCTGATTCTATTTCCCTAGATATAAAGCAGTTATATGAAAGTATATCTAAAGTGAATAAAAACATTTCCCTCGACATCATCGATCCTATGAAAAATCCAAGCCTTGTTAATGAATATCAAATTAACTCTGAGTATACCTTTGTTGTTTCTTCTAATAAGAGAACAAAACAAATTCCCTATTATGATTTAATAAGGGTTAATTATAATACGGAAGAACATTATTTCGATGGTGAAACCTCTCTTATACAGGCCATACTAGATGTAACCGCTGAAAAAGAAATCACTGTTTATATTCTAGAAGGGCACGGAGAATTTCATAAGGATAAAGAATTAACCCTCCTTACCCATCTTTTAGAACAGAAGGGAATTAAGGTTGTAAACTATTTCCTTGCAAAAAACAAGGATATACCAAAGGATTGTGATATTATCTATATAATAGGTCCCCAGTTTGATTATAGTCCTGATGAAATTAAACTCCTAGAAAATTACCTTGATGATGATGGCAAAATGCTTCTAACCTTTAATGCTTATGCGGAAGGTGAGAATCTTAATAATTTAAAAAATCTTGCCCTAAACTATGGCATAGAAATAGAAGATAGTTTGCTAAAAGATCCTATAAATAATTATGGTGGAGATGAACAAGCCCTAATACCCTTATATAATTCCCATGATATCGTTAAAAAATTGATGGAAGATAATATTGCAACAATAATCCCTAGGGCTAGGAAGCTTTCTATAAAAGAAAAAAGCGCTGTAACCAACAATGTTGTTTTTGAAACTTCTGAGGGATTGCCCTTTGCCATAACTGCGGAAAAGGAAATAATTGCCGGTAAGAAAGCTCAACTTTTAGTAATTGGTAATTCTTTTTTTGCCCATGATGAAATTATAAGTATTGGGGGAAATATTGAAATATTTTTTGGAGCTTTATCGTGGTTTAGGGAAGATTCTAATATAGTAGACATACCCCCTAAAACTTATACCCCAAAACCCATTGTACTAGTGGGCACCCAGCCGGTTTTAATATTTATTGTTTGTATCTTTCTTATGCCACTTTTTGTATTTTTGTTTGGGGGAATAGTCTATTTCAGGAGGAGAGCTTTATGA